A section of the Drosophila sechellia strain sech25 chromosome 3L, ASM438219v1, whole genome shotgun sequence genome encodes:
- the LOC6605302 gene encoding mucin-22 isoform X5: MRLFLVAVLAAYLAYVAAQSQSDTVTAVATPVIKPQPCCESVRQTLIEIRKDIRLWLLDRLFGKLLLLHDGELLGNTNYVNCVNGKKQLPLLDGSSNTDQSASTNTITKIIDDGLSSQTTSSSAPVVEVTQESSSNGDGNSTQSSTTTTTTTTTSSDAGQSTTSSDPVVEVSQGTNGVNSSTQSSTTTKTSSDEGKTTTSSSPVVEVTQGSSSNGDGNSTQSSTTTTTTTTTSSDAGQSTTSSDPVVEVSQGTNGDNSSTQSSSSTTTTTSSDKGQTTTFSSPVVEVTQGSSSNGDGNSTQSSTTTTTTTTTSSDAGQSTTSSDPVVEVSQGTNGDNSSTQSSSSTTTTTSSDKGQTTTSSSPVVEVTQGSSSNGDGNSTQSSTTTTTTTTTSSDAGQSTTSSDPVVEVSQGTNGDNSSTQSSSSTTTTTSSDKGQTTTSSSPVVEVTQGSSSNGDGNSTQSSTTTTTTTTTSSDAGQSTTSSDPVVEVSQGTNGVNSSTQSSTTTTTSSDKGQTTTSSSPVVEVTKGSSSNGDGNSTQSSTTTTTTTTTSSDAGQSTTSSDPVVEVSQGTNGDNSSTQSSSSTTTTTSSDKGQTTTSSSPVVEVTQGSSSNGDGNSTQSSTTTTTTTTKSSDAGQSTTSSDPVVEVSQGTNGVNSPTQSSSSTTTTTSSDKGQTTTSSSPVVEVTQGSSSNGDGNSTQSSTTTTTTTTTSSDAGQSTTSSDPVVEVSQGTNGDNSSTQSSTTTTTSSDEGQTTTSSSPVVEVTQGSSSNGDGNSTQSSTTTTTTTTTSSDAGQSTTSSDPVVEVSQGTNGDNSSTQSSTTTTTSSDEGQTTTSSSPVVEVTQGSSSNGDGNSTQSWTTTTTTTTTSSDAGQSTTSSDPVVEVSQETNGDNSSTQSSTTTTTSSDEGQTTTSSSPVVEVTKGSSSNGDGNSTQSSTTTTTTTTTSSDAGQSTTSSDPVVEVSQGTNGDNSSTQSSTTTTTSSDEGQTTSSSAPVVEVTQGSSSNGDGNSTQSSTTTTTTTTTSSDAGQSTTSSDPVVEVSQETNGDNSSTQSSTTTTTSSDEGQTTTSSSPVVEVTKGSSSNGDGNSTQSSTTTTTTTTTSSDAGQSTTSSDPVVEVSQETNGDNSSTQSSTTTTTSSDEGQTTTSSSPVVEVTKGSSSNGDGNSTQSSTTTTTTTTTSSDAGQSTTSSDPVVEVSQGTNGDNSSTQSSSSTTTTTSSDKGQTTTSSSPVVEVTQGSSSNGDGNSTQSSTTTTTTTTTSSDAGQSTTSSDPVVEVSQGTNGVNSSTQSSSTTTTSSDEGQTTTSSSPVVEVTKGSSSNGDGNSTQSSTTTTTTTTTSSDAGQSTTSSDPVVEVSQGTNGDNSSTQSSTTTTTSSDEGQTTSSSAPVVEVTQGSSSNGDGNSTQSSTTTTTTTTTSSDAGQSTTSSDPVVEVSQGTNGDNSFNQSSSSTTTTKEISLKDNGSPKWNKTTKTYSSKTIRIPKSGRKLNSSSSETSTTVTSSSSSKPQTKYSWSSSSRKSYNGGKSKKYWTKRWTKKSRKINNGSFTIVAEESSDSLTDDGVAVTQGNDLRNEGNSGQSTVISSLPVVDTSADNQNSESSLTSSENTTKYSSKSSKVPKSNGGQSSISTSKTTKTVTTSTSSTPKVRSSSKKTSNSGKSVKTSSTTMTTTSSDQGQSSSGLSPVVKITQGIPQNDIESLNQVTTTTTSSENQVGVPSSPVLKVTKKTYVSKDGKTTRSSTTTTTTTTTKGSNQSGTLTLPAVDAIIVAKGLKSSTKTTTTSTKGTKLSDILTLPEVDASIAINGDESRSTSIKDTNILSKIDLSLPKLDASLNVGGGKSSSTSTTTTTTTSTKGSKSSLSLPEVDASISVNGDESRSASIKDTNILSKIDLSLPKLDASLNVGGGKSSSTSTTTTTTTSTKGSKSSLSLPEVDASISVNGDESRSASIKDTNILSKIDLSLPKLDASLNVGGGKSSSTSTTTTSTKGSKSSLSLPEVDASISVNGDESRSASIKDTNILSKIDLSLPKLDASLNVGGGKSKSTSTTTTTTTSTKGSKSSLSLPEVDASISVNGDESRSASIKDTNILSKIGLSLPKLDASLNVGGGKSSSTSTTTTTTTSTKGSKSSLSLPEVDASIAINGDESRSASIKNTNILSKIDLSLPKLDASLNVGGGKSSSTSTTTTTTTSRKGSKSSLSLPEVDASISVNGDESRSASIKGTNILSKIDLSLPKLDASLNVGGGKSSSTSTTTTTTTSTKGSKSSLSLPEVDASISVNGDESRSASIKDTNILSKIDLSLPKLDASLNVGGGKSSSTLTTTTTTTSTKGSKSSLSLPEVDNSISVNGDESRSASIKDTNILSKIDLSLPKLDASLNVGGGKSSSTLTTTTTTTSTKGSKSSLFLPEVDNSISVNGDESRSASIKDTNILSKIDLSLPKLDASLNVGGGKSSSTSTTTTTTTSTKGSKSSLSLPEVDASISVNGDESRSASIKDTNILSKIDLSLPKLDASLNVGGGKSKSTSTTTTTTTSTKGSKSSLSLPEVDASISVNGDESRSASIKDTNILSKIDLSLPKLDASLNVGGGKSSSTLTIPKTESKFSWSSSSKKISNPIRLTLPTINAGISVGGGDSSGSWSKLIKRSTNSTESNASDGPSLSGSIVGAGGSQSAESWSQRSGFSGDSSSVQGSPDIRIRLARGQTENDAQSQNSNSWTRSATQDSESLANGAISANGLNLEGSESSGGVATTIPGGSVGVTGQYPYWWGNGRWVGVGARPSWRYGWRPYGSGWGGWDNQY; this comes from the exons ATGCGCTTATTCCTAGTCGCGGTTTTGGCCGCTTATTTGGCCTACGTAGCAGCCCAATCGCAATCTGATACGGTAACAGCAGTGGCCACCCCAGTTATTAAGCCACAGCCATGTTGTGAAAGTGTTCGGCAAACTCTAATTGAAATACGAAAAGATATACGCTTGTGGCTGCTGGACAGGCTTTTCGGAAAACTACTTCTTTTGCACGACGGAGAACTTCTCGGCAATACAAATTATGTGAATTGTGTCAATGGAAAAAAGCAGCTACCACTCTTAGATGGAAGCTCTAATACAGATCAGTCTGCATCTACTAACACTATAACCAAAATCATCGATGATGGACTTTCAAGCCAGACTACCTCCTCTTCGGCTCCTGTCGTAGAAGTAACTCAGGAATCCTCTTCGAATGGTGATGGAAACTCTACCCAGTCCTCGACAACGACGACAACTACAACGACGACATCTTCCGATGCTGGCCAATCTACCACCTCATCTGACCCGGTTGTGGAAGTCAGTCAAGGAACAAACGGCGTGAACAGCTCCACTCAGTCATCCACCACAACAAAGACATCTTCAGATGAGGGAAAAACTACCACCTCTTCGTCTCCTGTCGTAGAAGTAACTCAGGGATCCTCTTCGAATGGTGATGGGAACTCTACCCAGTCCTCGACAACGACGACAACTACAACGACGACATCTTCCGATGCTGGCCAATCCACCACCTCATCTGACCCCGTTGTGGAAGTCAGTCAAGGAACTAACGGCGATAACAGCTCCACTCAGTCTTCGTCATCCACCACAACAACGACATCTTCAGATAAGGGCCAAACTACCACCTTTTCGTCTCCTGTCGTAGAAGTAACTCAGGGATCCTCTTCGAATGGTGATGGGAACTCTACCCAGTCCTCGACAACGACGACAACTACAACGACGACATCTTCCGATGCTGGCCAATCCACCACCTCATCTGACCCCGTTGTGGAAGTCAGTCAAGGAACTAACGGCGATAACAGCTCCACTCAGTCTTCGTCATCCACCACAACAACGACATCTTCAGATAAGGGCCAAACTACCACCTCTTCGTCTCCTGTCGTAGAAGTAACTCAGGGATCCTCTTCGAATGGTGATGGGAACTCTACCCAGTCCTCGACAACGACGACAACTACAACGACGACATCTTCCGATGCTGGCCAATCCACCACCTCATCTGACCCCGTTGTGGAAGTCAGTCAAGGAACTAACGGCGATAACAGCTCCACTCAGTCTTCGTCATCCACCACAACAACGACATCTTCAGATAAGGGCCAAACTACCACCTCTTCGTCTCCTGTCGTAGAAGTAACTCAGGGATCCTCTTCGAATGGTGATGGGAACTCTACCCAGTCCTCGACAACGACGACAACTACAACGACGACATCTTCCGATGCTGGCCAATCCACCACCTCATCTGACCCGGTTGTGGAAGTCAGTCAAGGAACAAACGGCGTGAACAGCTCCACTCAGTCATCCACCACAACAACGACATCTTCAGATAAGGGCCAAACTACCACCTCTTCGTCTCCTGTCGTAGAAGTAACTAAGGGATCCTCTTCGAATGGTGATGGAAACTCTACCCAGTCCTCGACAACAACTACCACTACAACGACGACATCTTCCGATGCTGGCCAATCTACCACCTCATCTGACCCCGTTGTGGAAGTCAGTCAAGGAACTAACGGCGATAACAGCTCCACTCAGTCTTCGTCATCCACCACAACAACGACATCTTCAGATAAGGGCCAAACTACCACCTCTTCGTCTCCTGTCGTAGAAGTAACTCAGGGATCCTCTTCGAATGGTGATGGAAACTCTACCCAGTCCTCGACAACGACGACAACTACAACGACGAAATCTTCCGATGCTGGCCAATCCACCACCTCATCTGACCCGGTTGTGGAAGTCAGTCAAGGAACAAACGGCGTGAACAGCCCCACTCAGTCTTCGTCATCCACCACAACAACGACATCTTCAGATAAGGGCCAAACTACCACCTCTTCGTCTCCTGTCGTAGAAGTAACTCAGGGATCCTCTTCGAATGGTGATGGAAACTCTACCCAGTCCTCGACAACGACGACAACTACAACGACGACATCTTCCGATGCTGGCCAATCCACCACCTCATCTGACCCCGTTGTGGAAGTCAGTCAAGGAACAAACGGCGATAACAGCTCCACTCAGTCATCCACCACAACAACGACATCTTCAGATGAGGGCCAAACTACCACCTCTTCGTCTCCTGTCGTAGAAGTAACTCAGGGATCCTCTTCGAATGGTGATGGAAACTCTACCCAGTCCTCGACAACAACTACCACTACAACGACGACATCTTCCGATGCTGGCCAATCCACCACCTCATCTGACCCCGTTGTGGAAGTCAGTCAAGGAACAAACGGCGATAACAGCTCCACTCAGTCATCCACCACAACAACGACATCTTCAGATGAGGGCCAAACTACCACCTCTTCGTCTCCTGTCGTAGAAGTAACTCAGGGATCCTCTTCGAATGGTGATGGAAACTCTACCCAGTCCTGGACAACGACGACAACTACAACGACGACATCTTCCGATGCTGGCCAATCCACCACCTCATCTGACCCCGTTGTGGAAGTCAGTCAAGAAACAAACGGCGATAACAGCTCCACTCAGTCATCCACCACAACAACGACATCTTCAGATGAGGGCCAAACTACCACCTCTTCGTCTCCTGTCGTAGAAGTAACTAAGGGATCCTCTTCGAATGGTGATGGAAACTCTACCCAGTCCTCGACAACAACTACCACTACAACGACGACATCTTCCGATGCTGGCCAATCTACCACCTCATCTGACCCCGTTGTGGAAGTCAGTCAAGGAACAAACGGCGATAACAGCTCCACTCAGTCATCCACCACAACAACGACATCTTCAGATGAGGGCCAAACGACCTCCTCTTCGGCTCCTGTCGTAGAAGTAACTCAGGGATCCTCTTCGAATGGTGATGGAAACTCTACCCAGTCCTCGACAACAACTACCACTACAACGACGACATCTTCCGATGCTGGCCAATCCACCACCTCATCTGACCCCGTTGTGGAAGTCAGTCAAGAAACAAACGGCGATAACAGCTCCACTCAGTCATCCACCACAACAACGACATCTTCAGATGAGGGCCAAACTACCACCTCTTCGTCTCCTGTCGTAGAAGTAACTAAGGGATCCTCTTCGAATGGTGATGGAAACTCTACCCAGTCCTCGACAACAACTACCACTACAACGACGACATCTTCCGATGCTGGCCAATCCACCACCTCATCTGACCCCGTTGTGGAAGTCAGTCAAGAAACAAACGGCGATAACAGCTCCACTCAGTCATCCACCACAACAACGACATCTTCAGATGAGGGCCAAACTACCACCTCTTCGTCTCCTGTCGTAGAAGTAACTAAGGGATCCTCTTCGAATGGTGATGGAAACTCTACCCAGTCCTCGACAACAACTACCACTACAACGACGACATCTTCCGATGCTGGCCAATCTACCACCTCATCTGACCCCGTTGTGGAAGTCAGTCAAGGAACTAACGGCGATAACAGCTCCACTCAGTCTTCGTCATCCACCACAACAACGACATCTTCAGATAAGGGCCAAACTACCACCTCTTCGTCTCCTGTCGTAGAAGTAACTCAGGGATCCTCTTCGAATGGTGATGGAAACTCTACCCAGTCCTCGACAACGACGACAACTACAACGACGACATCTTCCGATGCTGGCCAATCCACCACCTCATCTGACCCGGTTGTGGAAGTCAGTCAAGGAACAAACGGCGTGAACAGCTCCACTCAGTCATCCTCCACAACAACGACATCTTCAGATGAGGGCCAAACTACCACCTCTTCGTCTCCTGTCGTAGAAGTAACTAAGGGATCCTCTTCGAATGGTGATGGAAACTCTACCCAGTCCTCGACAACAACTACCACTACAACGACGACATCTTCCGATGCTGGCCAATCTACCACCTCATCTGACCCCGTTGTGGAAGTCAGTCAAGGAACTAACGGCGATAACAGCTCCACTCAGTCATCCACCACAACAACGACATCTTCAGATGAGGGCCAAACGACCTCCTCTTCGGCTCCTGTCGTAGAAGTAACTCAGGGATCCTCTTCGAATGGTGATGGAAACTCTACCCAGTCCTCGACAACAACTACCACTACAACGACGACATCTTCCGATGCTGGCCAATCCACCACCTCATCTGACCCCGTTGTGGAAGTCAGTCAAGGAACAAACGGCGATAACAGCTTCAATCAGTCTTCATCATCCACTACAACAACGAAGGAAATATCTTTAAAGGATAATGGAAGCCCTAAGTGGaataaaacgacaaaaacgtACTCTTCAAAAACTATCAGAATTCCGAAGTCGGGAAGAAAGTTAAATTCTAGTTCTAGCGAAACTTCAACAACCGTAACGTCAAGTTCTTCCTCAAAGCCACAGACCAAATATTCGTGGTCAAGCTCTTCAAGGAAATCGTATAATGGTGGCAAGTCTAAGAAATATTGGACCAAGCGGTGGACTAAAAAATCACGCAAAATTAACAATGGAAGCTTCACTATTGTTGCAGAGGAATCATCTGACTCACTTACAGATGATGGAGTTGCTGTCACTCAAGGAAATGATTTAAGGAATGAGGGAAATTCGGGTCAGTCTACAGTTATCTCATCTCTGCCTGTTGTAGATACTAGTGCAGATAATCAGAACAGCGAATCAAGCTTAACATCAAGtgaaaatacaacaaaatattCGTCAAAATCCTCCAAGGTTCCCAAGTCTAATGGTGGTCAGTCGAGTATAAGCACTAGCAAAACTACAAAAACCGTAACGACAAGCACTTCCTCAACACCCAAGGTTAGGAGCTCATCAAAGAAAACTTCCAATAGTGGAAAATCGGTCAAGACTTCTTCGACTACTATGACAACAACATCTTCAGATCAGGGCCAATCCAGCTCAGGATTATCCCCTGTTGTAAAGATCACACAGGGAATCCCACAAAACGATATTGAAAGCTTAAATCAGGTCACCACAACGACAACATCATCTGAGAACCAAGTCGGCGTACCTTCTTCCCCTGTTCTTAAAGTAACGAAGAAAACCTATGTAAGCAAAGATGGAAAGACCACCCGGTCATCaaccaccacaacaacaactaccacGACCAAAGGAAGTAATCAGTCAGGTACCTTAACTCTTCCGGCGGTCGATGCCATCATAGTGGCTAAGGGGCTAAAATCGTCAACAAAAACTACAACAACATCCACCAAAGGAACTAAGTTGTCGGATATCTTGACTCTGCCAGAAGTTGATGCCAGCATAGCCATTAACGGCGATGAGTCCCGCTCAACATCTATTAAAGATACAAACATCTTGTCAAAGATAGACTTGAGTCTGCCTAAACTGGATGCCAGCCTAAATGTTGGTGGTGGAAAGTCAAGCTCTACATCGACAACGACAACTACGACAACATCCACAAAG GGAAGTAAATCATCCTTGTCTCTCCCGGAAGTTGATGCCAGCATAAGCGTTAACGGCGATGAGTCCCGCTCAGCATCTATTAAAGATACAAACATCTTGTCAAAGATAGACTTGAGTCTGCCTAAACTGGATGCCAGCCTAAATGTTGGTGGTGGAAAGTCAAGCTCTACATCGACAACGACAACTACGACAACATCCACAAAGGGAAGTAAATCATCCTTGTCTCTCCCGGAAGTTGATGCCAGCATAAGCGTTAACGGCGATGAGTCCCGCTCAGCATCTATTAAAGATACAAACATCTTGTCAAAGATAGACTTGAGTCTGCCTAAACTGGATGCCAGCCTAAATGTTGGTGGTGGAAAGTCAAGCTCTACATCGACAACGACAAC ATCCACAAAGGGAAGTAAATCATCCTTGTCTCTCCCGGAAGTTGATGCCAGCATAAGCGTTAACGGCGATGAGTCCCGCTCAGCATCTATTAAAGATACAAACATCTTGTCAAAGATAGACTTGAGTCTGCCTAAACTGGATGCCAGCCTAAATGTTGGTGGTGGAAAGTCAAAGTCAACATCGACAACGACAACTACGACAACATCCACAAAGGGAAGTAAATCATCCTTGTCTCTCCCGGAAGTTGATGCCAGCATAAGCGTTAACGGCGATGAGTCCCGCTCAGCATCTATTAAAGATACAAACATCTTGTCAAAGATAGGCTTGAGTCTGCCTAAACTGGATGCCAGCCTAAATGTTGGTGGTGGAAAGTCAAGCTCTACATCGACAACGACAACTACGACAACATCCACAAAGGGAAGTAAATCATCCTTGTCTCTTCCGGAAGTTGATGCCAGCATAGCCATTAACGGCGATGAGTCCCGCTCAGCAtctattaaaaatacaaacattTTGTCAAAGATAGACTTGAGTCTGCCTAAACTGGATGCCAGCCTAAATGTTGGTGGTGGAAAGTCAAGCTCTACATCGACAACGACAACTACGACAACATCCAGAAAGGGAAGTAAATCATCCTTGTCTCTCCCGGAAGTTGATGCCAGCATAAGCGTTAACGGCGATGAGTCCCGCTCAGCATCTATTAAAGGTACAAACATCTTGTCAAAGATAGACTTGAGTCTGCCTAAACTGGATGCCAGCCTAAATGTTGGTGGTGGAAAGTCAAGCTCTACATCGACAACGACAACTACGACAACATCCACAAAGGGAAGTAAATCATCCTTGTCTCTCCCGGAAGTTGATGCCAGCATAAGCGTTAACGGCGATGAGTCCCGCTCAGCATCTATTAAAGATACAAACATCTTGTCAAAGATAGACTTGAGTCTGCCTAAGCTGGATGCCAGCCTAAATGTTGGTGGTGGAAAGTCAAGCTCAACATTGACAACGACAACTACGACAACATCCACAAAGGGAAGTAAATCATCCTTGTCTCTCCCGGAAGTTGATAACAGCATAAGCGTTAACGGCGATGAGTCCCGCTCAGCATCTATTAAAGATACAAACATCTTGTCAAAGATAGACTTGAGTCTGCCTAAACTGGATGCCAGCCTAAATGTTGGTGGTGGAAAGTCAAGCTCAACATTGACAACGACAACTACGACAACATCCACAAAGGGAAGTAAATCATCCTTGTTTCTCCCGGAAGTTGATAACAGCATAAGCGTTAACGGCGATGAGTCCCGCTCAGCATCTATTAAAGATACAAACATCTTGTCAAAGATAGACTTGAGTCTGCCTAAACTGGATGCCAGCTTAAATGTTGGTGGTGGAAAGTCAAGCTCTACATCGACAACGACAACTACGACAACATCCACAAAGGGAAGTAAATCATCCTTGTCTCTCCCGGAAGTTGATGCCAGCATAAGCGTTAACGGCGATGAGTCCCGCTCAGCATCTATTAAAGATACAAACATCTTGTCAAAGATAGACTTGAGTCTGCCTAAACTGGATGCCAGCCTAAATGTTGGTGGTGGAAAGTCAAAGTCAACATCGACAACGACAACTACGACAACATCCACAAAGGGAAGTAAATCATCCTTGTCTCTTCCGGAAGTTGATGCCAGCATTAGCGTTAACGGCGATGAGTCCCGCTCAGCATCTATTAAAGATACAAACATCTTGTCAAAGATAGACTTGAGTCTGCCTAAACTGGATGCCAGCCTAAATGTTGGTGGTGGAAAGTCAAGCTCAACATTGACAATCCCAAAAACAGAGTCCAAATTCTCCTGGTCTAGTTCGTCGAAGAAAATATCCAATCCCATTCGCTTAACCCTACCTACCATTAACGCAGGTATTTCTGTTGGCGGAGGAGATTCGTCGGGTTCCTGGTCCAAGCTAATCAAGAGGAGCACCAACAGCACCGAGTCGAATGCCAGCGATGGTCCATCTCTTTCCGGTTCTATTGTAGGTGCAGGTGGATCTCAATCTGCTGAATCCTGGTCTCAACGTTCAGGATTTTCGGGTGACAGTTCCAGTGTCCAGGGATCTCCGGACATTCGTATTCGATTGGCCAGAGGACAGACAGAAAACGATGCTCAGTCCCAAAACTCAAATTCTTGGACCCGAAGCGCTACACAAGACAGCGAAAGCTTGGCTAATGGAGCAATATCCGCCAATGGTCTCAATTTGGAGGGTTCAGAGAGTTCCGGCGGTGTGGCAACTACGATCCCAGGTGGCTCTGTCGGTGTAACCGGACAATATCCATACTGGTGGGGCAACGGCCGTTGGGTGGGTGTTGGAGCCAGGCCCAGTTGGCGATATGGATGGCGTCCTTATGGAAGCGGTTGGGGCGGATGGGACAATCAATATTAG